The region tattttgattttaattaatttaatatatatatatatatatatatatattataaataaataaataaatataaatatttattattattattattattaataataatattttttattataaaattattaattaataaatttagaatttataaatatatatatatatatatatatatgaatataataaagGTTAATATGGTTATAGTGTAATTTTTtaagttaatagaaaattttatttctataatatgATTTCAAATCATAAACTTATTCAAGTTCATtaactaattttttaaaattaaatctcatatattatttatatatatagaaataattatgTATAAGAAGTATATTaaagtgaaaaatatatttaaattagtatAAGGATATTCAATTACTTGACCTCCTAATCaggttaatataataaaaatattaataaatcatcaatatatgaatttattaataaagtaaaatttattattttttaaattattagaattaattaaagggataatatataggataaaaattgatataaataatataattacaccTCCTAATTTATTTGGAATTGTACGTAAAATTGAATATGCAAATAGAAAATATCATTCAGGTTTAATATGAATTGGTGTAATTATAGGATttgctattttaaaattatcaggATCTCTTAATATAAAaggtaattgtaaattaattaatataaatattataaatgtaagaataatagtaattatatctttaatagtaaaatatgggtggaaattaattttataaatatttatttttgaatgaaTTGGATTAGAAGAACctgtaatatgtaaaattattaaatgaataaatactattaataaataataaatggtaaaataaaatgaaaagagtaaaatcgatttaatgtatcattattaattgaaaatcctCCTCAAATTCATTCAACAGTAAATTGACCAATATATGGAATTGCTGAAATAAGATTTGTAATAACTATAGCACCTCAAAATGATATTTGTCCTCATGGTAGAACATAACCTAAAAAAGCTGTtgctattgataaaaataaaattgatacaccaattgatcatacttgaattaatttaaatgagtaatagaataaatttcgtgcaatatgtaaatatataattaaaaaataaaatgatgcTCCATTTATATGGATTAAACGGATTAATCATCCtgaatttatatcttttataatattagaaattctataaaagcaaaattaatatttggacaataatgtattgataaaaataagcCTGAAAtgatttgaattattaaaaatattcctagtattgaaccaaaatttcataaataattaatgttgattggtgttggtaaattaataaatgataatggtaaatttaataaatgagttttataaattatagaaattatttttttcatttttttgttcgtaaatttttatttttaatataacaaatttttgttataataagaagtattaaaattagaaaaataataataattaataaaattaaattatttggtttatagtataaatttttgataattttaaatttataatttttatgaaaattaaaatttaaatgttttaggataattttaatttgattgatttgaaaaattataattaatataattaatgaatttagaattaatattttataaatattattttttttatttattttattaattaatctaataaaataagagaatataattaaaattcctctaataaagataattattaaaatatataaatttattgaaaaattttgttttataattaaagtattaaatgttatataaataatataaaaaattaaacaaattaattgttttaaaggataatgaaaaatgtttatataaaaatagtaaataataagtattatattaatatttaaatttatgtatatgataaaattaagaattaataaagttttcatttttaatttttattaaatttttgttatattaatattataattaaatttttaatttacaagattaatgttttttttaaaactataaaacatttatatttaattgacaagaaatagtttaataaaaaataataattttgggaattatagatatttttaataaaatttttttgaagtttaatattatatttatatatatatatatatatatatataattttaatataatattaaatttattttagattatataatttttaatatagtatttttgatattaattgttgtattaaattattgaatttattttttaagatttttaattgGGGTAGAGTAtttaattgcaataattttattttatttactatcAATAGATTATAgtggatttttatatttaatttatttaatttattcagtaTGTGAAAGAGTTTTAGGATTATCATTATTAGTAAgattaaattatgaatatggtcatcaaaaaattaattttttaaatttaatataatgaatgaggttttaattttattagctgtaatgttttttataaattatattaatttttgtattttaagaaatttaatatttttgataggaatatattttttaaaaaatattagatgaataaaatgaattaatatttttataggcttaagaaataataattattcaaattatttaattttaataataatttgagtttttggaataatttttataaatttaaatgaaataaaaaaaggatgtttaatattaaatttaattttattttttttaatgctattaaattttatagtcatagatttattaatattttattttatatatgaatctagattattattaattttttatataattatagaatGAGGGTATAGAGAAGATCGAATTTTAGctgcattttatttaatattttatacattagtattttctttaccaatgttgtatttaatttttaaaatattagaaagaagaggtagaataattttttttttttagagattaagaattttatatttgattattttaattttatatatttattaatatcttttttaattaaaattccaatatatatttcatggatGATTAATTAAAGCACATGTTGAAGCTTCATTTTTTAGTTCAATAATTTTAGCTTCAGTAATATTAAAGTTAGGaagatatggaatattacgattaattttaatttttaataataaatttgttaatttaatttattatttaataataattaatttatttggaatattgattttaagaatattatgtttatttcaatttgatataaaattaatcattGCTTTATCTTCAGTAATTCATATAGGAATTATATCTATAGGAATATTTAGTGGttcaaaaattggtttattaggagggttattaataataatttctcatgggttagtttcttcaggtttattttatttagttaatgaaatttataaacaaactaatagacgaattatttttgtaaataaaggattaattaatttaataccttcaatatcaataatatgatttataatatgtgTTTATAATTCAGGAGctccaatttctttaaatatagtaagtgaaatttttttattaataagattaattatatgatataaatatttatttatatttttatttttctattgtttatttagatttatttattcaatttatttatatagatttattcagtttggaaaaatttataattttaattttaatttaataaataggggtttaataaattatttaactttaattttacatttattaccattaaatttaattattttagatttattaatttaatttatttaaatagtttaattttaaaaatattgaattgtgGTTTCAAAGATGTATGATAGTATTTtaagttattttaaaaataattgtttttagaattattttaattttaataagtttaatatttatatttttaagattttatgtcttattagttaataaattatttatttatgaatgaataatttataatttaaattcaataaaaatgaatttaattttaataattagattcaaattattaatgtttttgtttttagttatattaatttgttcagtaattttattatatagggtaagttatataaatttaaataataaatatttaattaaacgtttttattatttgataatgttatttttaatatcaataatttttttaattttaagtcctAATATATTAACTTTATTATTAGGATGAGATGGATTAGGTTTGATTtcttattgtttaattatttattatcaaaagaatttagcttttaattcaggaataattactgtgattttaaatcgtttaggggattcaagattattaataattatttcttttataataatttttggtagatgaaatttaattttatataatataaatttattaattttattaatatttttaataatagtatTTAGGAAAAGTGcgcaattaatatttataatttgattacCTGCTGCAATAATAGCTCCTACTCCTGTTTCTTCTTAGTTCATTCATCAACATTAGTAACTGCTGGAATTTATTTACTAATTAATTATGATATATTAattgatttaaaatataaagaGTATATTTTAATAGTTTCAAGAATAACAATATTTATATCAGGTGTGATAGCAAATTTTGAAATAGATTTTAAAAAGATTATTGCTTTATCAACATTAAGTCAGTTaggatttataataagaattttttctttaggaatagtaaatttaacatttttacatttatttattcatgctttttttaaatctataatatttatatgtgtAGGTAGTTATATTCATTATATAAGAGGAATTcaaaattttcgtttttattttggaatatattatgtatatccaataaaaggtttattaataatattttcattatttatattgtgtggatttccttttttagttggatatttttctaaagatttaattattgagtattattttttaaatataataagaatttttagattattaaatttaattattggtacaatttttactgtatcatattcttttcgtttaataaatattttaataataaattattttataataaatttaatttattttgatgaagatagaattataataacacatataatatttattttattaattatattatttattagaaaatttatttataatttttttttttttttattggagttaatttgttttatatttttaaatattttgtttttaaaataatattattagggattttattttcattattaatatttaatataaattttttaaataaatttgttatattaattaaaagtttTTTTATAAtggattttttatataaatttattttaaattatttattttattgattagttttttatgagatttatttgaaaaaggagtgattgaaaaatttacaggaaagattatatatttttttgtaatttatttgaaataaattatatattaaaaattttttatatattattaatatatatttatttaatagtattaattttattaaattaattaattataaatatatatatatatatatatatatataaaaataaatttaaaaatttaaaaataatttaaaataataaatttaaataaatttattaattttaaaaaaaaaatagtaaatgaatttaattaatatttaaatagctTATATATTAGAgcataatattgaaaatattaaggaaatttttaaattttaaatatatatatatatatatatatatatatatatatatattatgaatagaaataatgataatttaatatctAGATTAAAGTTAGAagctttattaatttatttctatttataattaattatttttttactaataattttatattgaaagtataatgtttttataaactatataaattaaattagaataatataattcaatgattttattaacaataaaatgCCTCTTTTTggctttatttaaaattatttaatatatatatatatatatatatatatatatgtatataagaagtaataatattacttttaatttcgacttaaatatagattttttaaaaaaatccttatatatatatgtatatatttaatatattcaatttaaataattacaaaatcattctataattaatgaaaaaattaatattaagaaaaaaaagttattataataaatatatataagtaatttagggttttaataaatgaaattaaaggtattaataaaataatttcaatatcgaaaattataaatgttaatgaaattaaataaaatggaaGTGAAAATggtaaattatttttgtaataggGTTAAATCCACATTCATATGGaagatttttttcaaaattaatttttttaattattgataaaatttatttaagaataaaataattaaaataataattaaatttaataaataaaaaattataatattaattaaatatattaagttattttaaattttttaattggaaattaattgtaataattatactatatatttatttaatttattaataaaaattaaatataagaagatttaatttattaagatataataaaatatataaataaataatcaaattacATCTACAAAATGTCAATATCAAATTGagaattcaaaattaatatgATGGATTGATGAAAAGTggtttttacatattcgaataaaagaatataataacATTAAAGTTCCAATAAGAACATGAATTCCATGAAATCCTgttgataaataaaaaattgatccAAAGATTCTATCATTAATacaaaaaaatgaattataatattcgaatatttgtataaaattaaataaaatcctaaaataattgtaaatattaaatttaaaatacttgattttgatttattatttaataagtaataatGTCTTAATGTAACAGTAAATCCtgatgtaattaaaataatagaatttaataaaggaatttcaaatggattaaaaaatttaattatagaaggaggtcaagaaaaattaatttcgattgaaggagaaattgaattatgaaagaaagttcaaaaaaatgaaataaaaaaaaataattcagaaataataaatataattattctaaattttattattgaaataattgatAATGAATGTATTCCTTGAAATGTTCTTCTCGAATAATATCTCGAAATCACATTAGAGaaactaaaattaatataattaagtttataattattaatattaaattatttgaataaattcataaaattgttcttaatattaagtttattaaatttatagatGAAATAAGAGGTCAAGGACTAATAGTTACTATATGAAatggaaaattttttttcatttaatttgattctgagaaatataatgttaataaaattgaaaatacataAGCTTGAATTAAAGCTATAGAAATTTCTAaggttaataatatattttgaataattaatgaaattggggataatagaaaaaaatttattataaaatttcttaataaaattaaaattaaatgacCTGAAATTAATTTGCCGATAATCGAATAGATAAGGTTCAAGGTCGAATTATTAAtctaattaattcaataattactataaaatttattaaaaattttggtgaATTTAATGGAACTAAATGTCTTAAAGTTTTAATaggaaaattaataattgaataGATTATAAATCTTattcataaagataaagatattgataaattaaataatagatgTCTAGTTGATGTAAAAATGTAAGGAATTAATCtaaataaatttagtaatataatatagattataattcttaaaaatataataatatttataatatatttatttgatataattattttgtattcattgaatagatatttaataaataatttaaaaattattataattcgtgATGGAATTAGTCAATATATAttaggaaaaataataattggtataaatataaaaattcagtttaattgaaaataattattaattgatggatcaaaagtttcaaataaatttatcataatcattttcattttttataaataattttttttttaaatttttaattttaaatttaatattatagaatttaataaaattataattgaaattaaacaaattatgcatattaaaaaataattaatcaattaataggtattatttgtggaatTCATTAgaagtaaattttaattactatAATTGATTTAAAAGATCAATTCTTAATTTCAGACATCTAAtggaagaaaaataataaattaaattattaattttagaatgacagtctaatgttataaattaactaatttttcataatattttttttttaattcaatttgaaaataattcataagaagttctttctaatataattggtataaaactatGATTTATTCCACAAATTTCTGAACATTGACCAAAATAAATTCCAGAcgaatacaaaataaatttaattgattaattCGTCCAGGGATTGCGTCAACTTTAATTCCTAATGATGGAATAGTTCATGAGTGAATTACATCTATTGAAGATACAATTATTcgtattgaaattttaaatggaATAATTAATCGATTATCTGTTTCTAATAGCCGAAATTGATTTATAGattcataatttaatatatatgaatcaaattcataattattaaattctgGGTATTCATAGGATCAGTATCATTGGTGACCAattgatttaattgaaaaataaggatttataatttcatcaatataatataaaatttttaaagatggaaaacagataattattaaaataattataggtGTTAAAGTTCAAATAATCTCAATAGTATGATTTTTTAAAGattaagatttaaaaaattatttaatgaaaaatctataataaaaaatattgttaaagtaataattattattattattattatagttaaattatgaaatgaaataagattatcagagtaaaaagaatttgaatcttgaaataaaaatatatttcatgtagaaattattaataaattaattagatttatttgaattttaaattcagttcaaaatatattgatttattaaaatattaatattaataaaagaaaaaaattgtctTTATAGTTGAATTTTAAGTTCAAAGCACTAATCTGCcatattaattgtaaatattaaattattattattattattattatttaaataaattatttattgaaaatattttaattttattttttgaaattaatgGAATTTCTAATAATGAGTGATCATAAGGTGGATAATTATTTAATCATTCAAGTGATGATtggttaaatttaaataaaattaatcgtttagaaattaatctttcaaaaataataaaaattaaaagtaataatctatttattgaaattattgctCCAATTGAAGAGATTAAATTTCAACAATAATATGAATCTGGATAATCTGAATATCGTCGAGGTATAGATATTAGCCCAAGAAAATGTTGaggaaaaaatgttatattaacaccaataaatattataacaaattgaatttttaatcatttttgatttattattaaaccTGTAATTATTGGGAATCAATGAATAATACTAGTAATAATAGCAAAGACTGCTCCTATAGatagaacataatgaaaatgaccaactacataatatgtatcatgtaaaataatatcaattgaAGAATTAGAAAGTATTACTCCAGTTAATCCaccaattgtaaatattaaaataaatccaATAGATCAAATAactgtaatattaaaatttatttttgaaccATGATATGTAGCTAATCATCTGAAAACTTTAATTCCTGTAGGTACAGCAATAATTATTGTAGCGGATGTGAAATATGCACGTGTATCAACATCTAACCCAACAGTAAATATATGATGAGCTCAAACAATAAATCCTAAAAATCCAATTCCTAATATAGcataaattattcttaaatttccAAAGGTTTCTTTTTTACCTCTTTCATTTATAATAACTTGTGAAATTAATCCAAATCcaggtaaaattaaaatatacacttCTGGGTGACCAAAAAATCAAAATAGGTGTTGATATAAAATTGGTCTCCTCCTCCTATAGGGTCAAAAATGAGGTattaaaatttcgatcaaaAGTAATATTGTAATTGCTCCAGCTAATACTGGTagagataaaattaataaaattacagtaATACATACTGATCAtgagaataaattaatttgatcataatttaatgaaaaattttttattaataaaatagttacaataaaatttaatgatcCAATAATAGAAGAAATTCCTGATATATGCAATGAGAAGATTGCAATATCAATTGATGGtgaagaatgaaataaataagaagataaAGGGGGATAAATAGTTCATCCTGTTCCTACATTAGGtgtaaataaatttcttaataataatataaataatgatgGGGGTAATAGTCAAaatctaatattatttattcgagGAAAAGCTATATCTGGTGATCCTAATATTAATGGAATTAAGTAATTACCAAATCCTCCAATTATAAATGGTataactataaaaaaaattattaaaaatgcatGTCTAGTTActaaagaattataaatttgatCATTATTAATTCATATTCCTGGATGACTTAATTCTATTCGAACTAATAAACTTATTGATGAACCAATTATTCCTGATCATAtagcaaaaataaaatatattattccaaTATTTTATGGTTAGTTgatattaatcatttttttattaagatttattaatttattaatatttttaattttgaagattaatagtttaaaattaacttaaaatctttttaaatttaatatttagtattatgtctgaaaaagaaataaattgtaaatttattaatgaaaattgaaatttttctaatactaattagtatttatttttaatatatatatatatatatatatatataataataataaatcaaataaatatttaatatagtttaaaaaaaattttaaattgcaaatttaaggattaaattattaaatttatattaaattaagttaaataatataaaggtAAATGAATAAGTTATTAAAatgaataaagaaatttttttaatattaataaaattaatattagatattttattaaatttaaattttaaaattaagaatttaatagaataaaataatttcaaagtattaatattcttgataatataaaaataaaaattaaattatttctaaaatttgtatttaaaaaataaatgaattctcattttattataaatgttaaaaataatggaaatgaagcatatataaataatataaaaattaataaatagtaagaatttaatgaaatattattaaaatttaaattttaatattataaaattttaaaattaaaattaaattaagaaatgaagttaaataaataattataaataataaaataaatttttatttctataaattattaaaataaataataaagaattaaaGATTGATGAGcatccaaataattttttgatagaaaagtttaaatttgtgtataatgaaataaataaactatttaaaaataaaaaggtgATTATAGTTGGTGAAAGATTAATAATTgaggaaaaaaaataaataggaataaattttataaatgttgaaataataaaaatttgtcttcatgaggatttattataaataaaaattattcaaaaacaaaatggaaatattccaatctttctaaatatagaaattattaatattaaattaatatcaggatttttaaaagtaaatagttgagtaaaattaaatgaaataattataattgttattaaacttgaaattgatgaaattataaaatataaaattctaacaattttgttt is a window of Bombus affinis isolate iyBomAffi1 unplaced genomic scaffold, iyBomAffi1.2 ctg00000593.1, whole genome shotgun sequence DNA encoding:
- the LOC126928125 gene encoding LOW QUALITY PROTEIN: NADH-ubiquinone oxidoreductase chain 4-like (The sequence of the model RefSeq protein was modified relative to this genomic sequence to represent the inferred CDS: inserted 3 bases in 2 codons; substituted 4 bases at 4 genomic stop codons) is translated as VFGIIFINLNEIKKGCLILNLILFFLMLLNFIVIDLLIFYFIYESRLLLIFYIIIEXGYREDRILAAFYLIFYTLVFSLPMLYLIFKILERRGRXNFFFLEIKNFIFDYFNFIYLLISFLIKIPXYIFHGXLIKAHVEASFFSSIILASVILKLGRYGILRLILIFNNKFVNLIYYLIIINLFGILILRILCLFQFDIKLIIALSSVIHIGIISIGIFSGSKIGLLGGLLIIISHGLVSSGLFYLVNEIYKQTNRRIIFVNKGLINLIPSISIIXFIICVYNSGAPISLNIVSEIFLLIRLIIXYKYLFIFLFFYCLFRFIYSIYLYRFIQFGKIYNFNFNLINRGLINYLTLILHLLPLNLIILDLLI
- the LOC126928124 gene encoding NADH-ubiquinone oxidoreductase chain 5-like; this translates as MIEKCAINIYNLITCCNNSSYSCFFLVHSSTLVTAGIYLLINYDILIDLKYKEYILIVSRITIFISGVIANFEIDFKKIIALSTLSQLGFIIRIFSLGIVNLTFLHLFIHAFFKSIIFICVGSYIHYIRGIQNFRFYFGIYYVYPIKGLLIIFSLFILCGFPFLVGYFSKDLIIEYYFLNIIRIFRLLNLIIGTIFTVSYSFRLINILIINYFIINLIYFDEDRIIITHIIFILLIILFIRKFIYNFFFFLLELICFIFLNILFLK